One stretch of Roseimicrobium sp. ORNL1 DNA includes these proteins:
- a CDS encoding M48 family metalloprotease, with protein sequence MSLSPTSYHTELLSFLQKQEPELWQWFSEPANRTEVTEGIRRELLTSSYRLDGPQHAELLTAAKEAAEVLGIAVPITLYQSQEAVLAPNASICRLPEEIHIVFYGSMLSILRGRELHAVLGHELAHFILWQHEGGVHHTVDRLAHACASDPRAHASHLHSARRLRLNTELFADRGALKVTGDLAVTVAALVKGATGLAEVSGESYLKQAAEVCDSWKTKSAEQTHPELFLRAHCLALWHEGGTDAEEEIERMINGPASLDELDLPAQEALSAFTRRVIAQLLRPRWFRSDLVMAHARLFFTDFEPDGAMDGSLETDAPDQVEGRAEYFAAVLMDFATVDEELDDMPLRACLLMSGRLGIEKAFDKMAGKELDMKVREIKALRTGAVEVLAKQEETQA encoded by the coding sequence GTGTCGCTTTCTCCCACCAGCTATCACACGGAACTATTGAGCTTTCTCCAGAAGCAGGAGCCGGAACTCTGGCAGTGGTTTTCCGAGCCGGCCAATCGCACGGAAGTGACGGAGGGCATCCGTCGGGAACTGCTGACCTCCAGCTATAGGCTCGATGGTCCCCAACACGCGGAACTGCTGACGGCTGCGAAGGAGGCGGCGGAAGTGCTGGGCATTGCGGTGCCCATCACGCTCTATCAGTCACAGGAGGCGGTGCTCGCGCCAAATGCCTCCATCTGTCGGCTGCCGGAGGAGATCCACATTGTCTTTTACGGGAGCATGCTCAGCATCCTGCGTGGGCGTGAACTGCACGCGGTGCTGGGACACGAACTGGCGCATTTCATCCTGTGGCAGCATGAGGGCGGGGTGCACCACACGGTCGATCGCCTCGCGCATGCCTGTGCCAGTGACCCGCGTGCGCATGCCTCGCACTTGCACAGTGCCCGGCGGCTGCGGTTGAATACCGAACTTTTCGCGGATCGCGGTGCGCTGAAGGTGACGGGAGATCTGGCTGTCACCGTGGCGGCTCTGGTGAAGGGTGCCACCGGGCTCGCGGAGGTGAGTGGTGAGAGCTATCTGAAACAGGCGGCGGAAGTGTGCGACTCGTGGAAGACAAAGTCGGCGGAGCAAACGCATCCGGAGCTTTTCCTTCGCGCGCATTGCCTGGCGCTCTGGCACGAGGGAGGCACGGACGCGGAAGAGGAAATCGAGAGGATGATCAATGGGCCGGCGTCGCTCGATGAACTGGACCTGCCGGCGCAGGAGGCACTTTCGGCATTCACCCGACGTGTCATCGCACAATTGCTGCGGCCACGATGGTTCCGCTCTGACCTTGTGATGGCGCATGCACGTTTGTTCTTCACGGATTTCGAGCCCGACGGCGCGATGGATGGGTCGTTGGAAACGGATGCTCCTGATCAAGTGGAAGGCAGGGCGGAGTATTTCGCAGCGGTGTTGATGGACTTCGCCACGGTGGATGAAGAACTCGATGACATGCCGCTGCGTGCATGCCTGCTCATGAGCGGCCGTTTGGGAATTGAGAAAGCCTTCGACAAGATGGCGGGCAAGGAACTGGACATGAAGGTGCGTGAGATCAAAGCGCTGCGTACCGGTGCGGTGGAAGTACTGGCAAAACAGGAGGAGACACAGGCGTGA
- a CDS encoding cytochrome c oxidase assembly factor Coa1 family protein, giving the protein MPQKKSSKKWWFLGCGGCLGVLALGAVGFVAFIFLVVTTAIKNTDAYTDAKNRAMESPQVRAAIGEPITEGTMFGGNVSNVNGKVSADFKIPLEGPKGKVDVIVVGTRESNSSPWEYSVLHAILPDGTKVDLKQAGTPAP; this is encoded by the coding sequence ATGCCCCAGAAGAAAAGCAGCAAGAAATGGTGGTTCCTGGGCTGCGGCGGCTGTCTGGGCGTCCTCGCACTCGGAGCCGTCGGCTTCGTGGCCTTCATCTTCCTTGTGGTGACCACCGCTATCAAGAACACGGATGCCTATACCGATGCCAAAAACCGGGCCATGGAGTCCCCGCAAGTGCGCGCCGCGATTGGAGAACCCATCACGGAAGGGACCATGTTTGGAGGCAATGTCAGCAATGTGAACGGCAAAGTGAGCGCTGACTTCAAGATCCCCCTTGAAGGCCCCAAGGGCAAGGTTGATGTCATTGTGGTGGGCACCCGGGAAAGCAACTCCTCACCATGGGAATATTCCGTGCTTCACGCCATACTCCCCGATGGGACCAAGGTTGATCTGAAGCAGGCGGGCACTCCAGCTCCCTGA
- the eboE gene encoding metabolite traffic protein EboE: MHLPHGIHLGYCTNIHRGETFEETWRGLRDYTLKVRERVAPGQPYGIGLRLSEQAARDLSAPCMMAEFQEWLEANNCYVFTINGFPYGSFHGTRVKEQVFKPDWTTKERLDYTCLLFDLLAKLLPKGMSGSVSTLPGSHKEFGIGEDELNAIFDNLKACSEHIQRLCDETGHDLHLGLEPEPLGLFETSGETLKFFGLYLDRYPKDLNFFKRVGLNYDCCHLAVEFEEAKEALDRITGAGIRLSKLHLSSALSLQPTKENLERLRGYDEPVYFHQVVVKEGEAPLRRFRDIPNALEMAAQSPHDLGDEWRVHFHIPLHAEPSGGFRDTKDHLLGALDWLQANPTKCQHLEMETYTWEVLPEGLRTGDVVDQLSAEYAWTLGEMKKRGLAA; the protein is encoded by the coding sequence ATGCACCTCCCCCACGGCATTCATCTCGGCTACTGCACGAACATTCACCGCGGCGAAACGTTTGAAGAGACGTGGCGCGGCCTGCGCGACTATACCCTGAAGGTGCGTGAGCGTGTGGCCCCCGGTCAGCCCTACGGCATCGGCCTGCGCCTGAGCGAGCAGGCGGCCCGGGATCTCTCCGCGCCCTGCATGATGGCGGAGTTTCAGGAGTGGCTGGAAGCGAACAATTGCTACGTCTTCACCATCAACGGTTTCCCTTACGGTTCCTTCCACGGTACCCGGGTGAAGGAACAGGTCTTCAAGCCGGACTGGACCACCAAGGAGCGGCTGGATTACACCTGCCTTCTCTTTGATTTGCTCGCCAAACTGCTGCCCAAAGGCATGAGCGGGAGCGTGAGCACCCTGCCGGGATCCCACAAGGAATTCGGCATCGGCGAGGACGAGCTGAACGCCATTTTCGACAACCTCAAGGCCTGCTCGGAGCACATCCAGCGCCTGTGCGATGAGACCGGTCACGACCTGCATCTGGGGTTGGAGCCGGAGCCTCTCGGCCTTTTCGAGACCAGCGGAGAGACCTTGAAATTTTTTGGCCTGTACCTCGATCGCTACCCGAAGGACCTCAATTTTTTCAAGCGGGTCGGCCTGAACTACGACTGCTGCCACCTCGCGGTGGAGTTTGAGGAGGCGAAGGAAGCGCTCGACCGCATCACCGGTGCCGGCATTCGCCTCAGCAAGCTGCACCTCAGCTCGGCCCTGAGCCTGCAACCCACAAAGGAAAATCTCGAGCGCCTGCGTGGCTATGATGAGCCGGTGTATTTCCACCAGGTGGTGGTGAAGGAGGGTGAGGCACCCCTGCGGCGCTTCCGCGACATCCCCAATGCGCTGGAGATGGCGGCACAGTCACCCCATGATCTGGGAGACGAATGGCGGGTGCATTTCCACATCCCGTTGCATGCCGAGCCGAGCGGTGGCTTCCGCGATACCAAGGATCACCTGCTGGGCGCCCTCGACTGGCTGCAGGCCAACCCCACCAAGTGCCAGCATCTGGAAATGGAAACCTACACCTGGGAAGTGCTGCCCGAAGGCCTGCGCACGGGGGATGTGGTGGACCAGCTCAGCGCGGAGTATGCGTGGACCCTGGGTGAGATGAAGAAGCGCGGGCTGGCGGCGTGA